In a genomic window of Phragmites australis chromosome 14, lpPhrAust1.1, whole genome shotgun sequence:
- the LOC133891424 gene encoding dirigent protein 1-like, with product MACSALRRRSSSLIMQLLPKTNSASATTTACAAALVAIVLQLQLAVVCPAAAGDTHHLHLYMHDGYTGPSPTAVLIVNGTVPVMTGVRFGDTVVMDDVLTEGPSRASRVVGRAQGMYVTASLLRGAPAMLLSANLVLTDYGAYSGSTVAVMGRNDIMQPVRELAVVGGTGRFRMATGYVLWKTATWRGKNAVLELDVFLRA from the coding sequence ATGGCTTGCAGCGcattaagaagaagaagcagcagctTAATAATGCAGCTACTTCCAAAGACAAATAGTGCTAGTGCTACTACTACTGCCTGCGCAGCAGCTCTCGTGGCCATTGTGCTACAGCTGCAGCTGGCCGTGGTCtgtcccgccgccgccggcgacacGCACCACCTGCACTTGTACATGCACGACGGCTACACGGGCCCCAGCCCCACCGCCGTGCTGATCGTGAACGGCACCGTCCCGGTGATGACGGGCGTGCGGTTCGGCGACACGGTGGTGATGGACGACGTGCTGACGGAGGGCCCGAGCCGCGCGTCGAGGGTGGTGGGGCGCGCGCAGGGGATGTACGTGACGGCGTCCCTGCTGCGGGGCGCCCCGGCGATGCTGCTGTCGGCGAACCTGGTGCTCACCGACTACGGGGCCTACAGCGGCAGCACGGTGGCCGTGATGGGCCGGAACGACATCATGCAGCCCGTGCGCGAGCTGGCGGTGGTCGGCGGCACGGGGCGGTTCCGCATGGCCACCGGCTACGTGCTCTGGAAGACGGCCACCTGGCGCGGCAAGAACGCTGTCCTCGAGCTCGACGTCTTCCTGCGCGCCTGA
- the LOC133891423 gene encoding uncharacterized protein LOC133891423, with protein MAAAAAAAAPQAPASAAAPNPYKRKKPPKGKGNKNKKKKLARSDEPVRRRSNKPSAKFLKLLRKRARDYNSDDDDDERRQQKEHPPIPCRRHDDHDKEALSEDEEEEGDASSSGDESGGVTRFEQGCRAFGVAFLKIMAKKLPDDPLGPILSAHKNLVAAKLAEEVEEHKPKGEARKEKRAAAEKGHVIPKDHLDSKDKELIKVATQGVVRLFNAVSKAQKTRKDLNPSRSKDAKVLAKERKNTFLAELAITSHQDKKSQASSSFSKRTGKDEDEPGWAPLRDTYMLGSKLKDWDKIQDSAVASEQTKAALGASSDDDE; from the exons atggccgccgccgccgccgccgccgcccctcagGCTCCGgcgtccgccgccgccccgAACCCCTACAAGCGCAAGAAGCCACCTAAGGGCAAGGgcaacaagaacaagaagaagaagctcgcGCGCTCCGATGAGCccgtccgccgccgcagcaACAAGCCCAGCGCCAAGTTCCTCAAGCTCCTCCGGAAGCGTGCCCGCGACTACAACtctgacgacgacgacgacgaacgACGGCAACAGAAGGAGCACCCACCAATTCCCTGCCGCCGACATGACGACCACGACAAAGAGGCCCTCtcagaggacgaggaggaggagggggatgCCTCGAGCTCCGGAGACGAATCCGGCGGCGTGACAAGGTTCGAGCAAGGCTGCAGAGCTTTCGGGGTCGCCTTCCTCAAGATCATGGCCAAGAAGCTCCCCGACGACCCGCTG GGTCCAATTCTGTCAGCGCACAAGAATTTGGTTGCCGCCAAGTTGGCCGAAGAGGTGGAGGAGCACAAGCCCAAGGGGGAGGCTCGGAAGGAGAAGCGTGCG GCAGCGGAGAAGGGCCATGTCATACCCAAAGACCACTTGGACAGCAAAGACAAGGAGCTCATCAAGGTTGCAACCCAAGGGG TTGTCAGGCTGTTCAATGCG GTGAGCAAGGCACAGAAAACTCGGAAAGATTTGAACCCATCAAGGAGTAAAGATGCCAAAG TTTTagcaaaagaaaggaaaaacacCTTCCTCGCAGAACTGGCGATCACATCTCATCAAGATAAAAAGAGCCAGGCATCTTCCAGTTTCTCCAAG cgtACTGGCAAGGATGAAGATGAACCAGGGTGGGCACCTCTACGTGACACATACATGCTTGGTTCTAAATTGAAGGACTGGGATAAAATTCAG GATTCTGCTGTAGCGAGTGAGCAAACTAAGGCCGCTTTGGGTGCCTCTTCTGACGACGACGAATAG
- the LOC133890751 gene encoding serine/threonine-protein kinase EDR1-like, whose amino-acid sequence MRTPAPVTSHMDWREQANICEQKPQKQLPTYPPFSDTSSQGSCKRFLQNPYEVEPMKIKFICNFGGTFLPRPSDGELRYVGGERHLVQINRDMSWYELTCKTTKLIRQAHTIKYHLPGEQLNMLISITSDDDLRHMIDECIVLDGNKERLTMYLFSANDDEHNVHFLVERSSDAEKEAQFIALVNGFDRPREALRMQSLGSTSTNDLDQVVFGIKEKRLLADRAEETSLYIKGKPSQSIVVESPKTSSGQLERLPTPRFLTRMAKKDYKAQNSEGNLITSGRKMTGVHFGSFVPSKFMYKAKREPGSGKTVSRHQLELQRTATNMIEKGHQATRAQEKGSSRKELLIPLDNSSVNISSSDSNNNSLMAHTSRSANEMPASLSKGSQKTVNQQTSSDNSKMKPERHSTQEERMSHSAEEPLWKNKNFQLQNKVEMPEHSHESATQMQGHDDMYMSLNLHTMEKSVATNSTAKPAVPITCGNTSKKDHPSKPTITSAETALSSSFTSSDKTTELKPNILVRASSERQGRPSSLRPDKQSSKMIKSRSVGADSINPQIRSPSQESKDDTAPLISELEEHETKSSEQGLPKNEVLGRGLTSNVQIISNDDLEDLREMGSGAFGTVFHGKWKGTDVAIKRIKNSCFMLPSPQAEKLITEFWREAAIIAKLHHPNILAFYGVVNNGPGGTLATVTEFMVNGSLKKVLLRKDKYLDWRKRIMLAMDAAIGMEYLHSKDIVHFDLKCDNLLVNVKDPCRPICKVGDFGLSKMKHATLVSGGMRGTLPWMAPELLTMSGTKVSEKIDVYSFGIVMWEILTGEDPYDGMHYGGVIGGILSNTLRPPVPASCNPEWRKLMEQCWSTEPERRPSFTEAASRLGAILEASQSELTS is encoded by the exons ATGAGAACACCGGCACCAGTAACCAGTCACATGGACTGGAGGGAACAAGCTAACATTTGTGAACAGAAACCACAAAAGCAGCTGCCAACATATCCTCCATTCAGTGACACCAGCAGCCAAGGATCTTGCAAGCGATTCCTCCAAAACCCTTATGAAGTTGAACCAATGAAGATCAAGTTTATCTGCAACTTTGGCGGTACATTCTTACCAAGGCCAAGTGACGGAGAGCTCCGATATGTCGGTGGTGAGAGGCATCTGGTTCAGATTAACCGGGACATGTCATGGTATGAGCTGACCTGCAAGACAACAAAGTTAATAAGGCAGGCTCACACAATCAAGTACCATCTCCCAGGGGAGCAACTAAACATGCTCATTTCTATCACCTCTGATGACGACCTTCGGCATATGATTGATGAGTGCATTGTGCTAGATGGAAACAAAGAAAGGCTGACCATGTACCTCTTCTCTGCTAATGACGATGAGCACAATGTGCACTTCCTTGTAGAACGCTCATCCGATGCAGAAAAGGAAGCACAGTTCATTGCTCTCGTCAATGGATTCGACAGACCAAGAGAGGCATTAAGAATGCAAAGCCTTGGCAGCACCTCAACCAATGACCTAGATCAGGTGGTGTTTGGTATCAAAGAGAAAAGACTGCTGGCAGACAGGGCAGAGGAAACTTCACTGTACATTAAAGGTAAACCCTCACAAAGTATCGTTGTAGAATCGCCAAAAACATCAAGTGGACAGCTGGAGAGACTTCCTACTCCACGTTTCCTAACACGGATGGCCAAAAAAGATTACAAGGCGCAAAACAGTGAAGGGAACCTGATCACCTCTGGTAGAAAGATGACTGGTGTTCACTTTGGTTCATTTGTGCCATCTAAATTCATGTATAAAGCTAAGAGGGAGCCAGGTAGTGGCAAGACTGTCTCAAGGCATCAGCTAGAACTGCAGCGAACTGCTACCAACATGATTGAGAAGGGCCATCAAGCTACAAGAGCTCAGGAAAAAGGATCATCAAGAAAAGAGCTGCTGATACCACTAGATAACAGTAGTGTGAATATATCATCATCGGATTCAAACAACAATAGCCTAATGGCACATACAAGTCGGTCCGCGAATGAAATGCCTGCATCTTTATCAAAGGGTTCCCAGAAAACAGTGAATCAACAAACAAGCTCTGACAATAGCAAGATGAAACCAGAAAGGCATAGCACCCAGGAAGAACGTATGTCTCATTCAGCAGAAGAACCATTATGGAAGAATAAGAACTTCCAATTGCAAAATAAGGTGGAGATGCCAGAACATAGTCATGAGTCTGCTACACAAATGCAAGGCCATGATGATATGTACATGAGTTTAAACCTGCATACTATGGAGAAGTCAGTTGCAACCAACAGCACGGCAAAGCCTGCCGTTCCTATTACGTGTGGTAACACTTCAAAGAAAGATCATCCTTCTAAGCCTACCATCACTAGCGCTGAAACAGCACTTTCTAGCTCTTTTACATCTTCCGACAAGACAACTGAGCTGAAACCAAATATTCTAGTGCGTGCTTCAAGCGAGAGACAAGGGCGGCCCAGCAGTCTAAGACCAGATAAACAATCATCAAAAATGATCAAATCTCGGTCAGTTGGTGCTGATAGCATTAATCCTCAGATCAGAAGTCCATCACAAGAGTCTAAAGATGACACTGCACCATTGATATCGGAGCTTGAG GAACATGAAACCAAGAGCAGTGAACAAGGTCTTCCGAAAAATGAAGTGTTGGGCAGAGGTCTTACAAGTAATGTCCAG ATAATTAGCAACGACGACCTTGAAGATCTCCGTGAGATGGGCTCCGGTGCATTCGGAACAGTTTTCCATGGAAAATGGAAGGGAACAGATGTTGCCATTAAACGGATAAAGAACAGCTGCTTTATGCTCCCATCACCTCAAGCAGAAAAACTG ATTACAGAATTTTGGAGAGAAGCAGCCATCATCGCGAAACTTCACCACCCAAATATTCTGGCATTTTACGGAGTTGTAAATAATGGACCTGGGGGAACATTAGCTACTGTAACAGAATTCATGGTCAATGGATCTCTCAAGAAAGTCCTCCTTCGCAAAGACAAATATCTTGATTGGCGCAAACGGATAATGCTGGCAATGGATGCAGCCATTGGAATGGAATACTTGCACTCCAAGGACATTGTCCACTTTGATTTAAAATGTGATAACTTGCTAGTGAATGTTAAGGATCCATGTCGCCCCATTTGCAAG GTTGGTGATTTTGGTTTATCGAAGATGAAACACGCCACCCTGGTTTCTGGTGGGATGAGAGGAACACTTCCATGGATGGCCCCAGAGTTGCTGACAATGAGTGGCACTAAAGTATCCGAAAAG ATTGATGTTTATTCTTTTGGAATTGTAATGTGGGAAATTCTCACGGGTGAGGATCCATACGATGGCATGCACTATGGAGGAGTCATAG GGGGTATTTTGAGTAACACACTGAGGCCACCAGTGCCAGCTTCATGTAACCCAGAATGGAGGAAACTGATGGAGCAATGCTGGTCAACTGAACCTGAGAGACGACCTTCCTTCACTGAAGCCGCATCCCGGCTTGGTGCCATCCTAGAAGCAAGCCAGAGTGAATTGACGAGTTAA